From a region of the Agromyces ramosus genome:
- a CDS encoding CynX/NimT family MFS transporter: MQPIQSRPLWAGRTLALIGIVFVAFNLRTAVASLSPILHQLEAEIPLNPAVVGFLGMLPPLCYAVFGILTPMVAKRIGLEAALITSLVALAIGLLGRGVAGSALWLVAASALTFAAIGVGNVLLPPLVKRYFPDRIGLMTTIYVMAMSVSTFAPPLVAVPVADAAGWRVSLGEWALLAAISIVPWVVLLAHPKRRSRAALPEEADRGQLRHALRSSLAWSLAIVFAVSGFNAYAAFAWLPTILHDIAGSSPAEAGVLLSLYAAMGLPAGLLVPVIAVRYGRVRLLIAVAVAAFVAGYLGLLLVPTWATWLWVALAGLGPLLFPLALVLINLRTRTHSGAVALSGFVQSVGYLIVAIGPLAVGILHDATGGWGWPLVFLLASAVPAAIAGLVVARPRYFEDERVS, translated from the coding sequence GTGCAGCCGATCCAGTCCAGGCCCCTCTGGGCCGGGCGAACCCTGGCGCTCATCGGCATCGTGTTCGTCGCGTTCAACCTCCGCACGGCGGTCGCCTCGCTCTCGCCGATCCTCCACCAGCTCGAGGCCGAGATCCCGCTGAACCCGGCGGTCGTCGGATTCCTCGGCATGCTGCCGCCGCTGTGCTACGCGGTCTTCGGCATCCTCACGCCGATGGTGGCGAAGCGGATCGGGCTCGAAGCGGCCCTCATCACCTCGCTCGTCGCGCTGGCGATCGGACTCCTGGGCCGCGGAGTGGCCGGCTCGGCGCTGTGGCTGGTCGCCGCGAGCGCGCTGACGTTCGCTGCGATCGGCGTCGGCAACGTGCTGCTGCCGCCGCTCGTGAAGCGGTACTTCCCCGATCGCATCGGCCTCATGACGACGATCTACGTCATGGCCATGTCGGTCAGCACGTTCGCGCCGCCGCTCGTCGCCGTGCCGGTGGCGGATGCCGCGGGCTGGCGGGTCTCGCTCGGTGAGTGGGCGCTCCTCGCCGCGATCTCGATCGTGCCATGGGTCGTGCTGCTGGCTCATCCGAAGCGCAGGAGCCGAGCGGCACTCCCCGAAGAGGCCGATCGCGGGCAGTTGCGGCACGCGCTGCGATCCTCTCTAGCCTGGTCGCTCGCCATCGTCTTCGCGGTGTCGGGCTTCAACGCGTATGCCGCGTTCGCCTGGCTGCCGACGATCCTGCATGACATCGCGGGCTCGTCGCCCGCCGAGGCGGGCGTGCTGCTCTCGCTCTACGCGGCGATGGGGCTGCCGGCCGGGCTCCTGGTGCCGGTCATCGCCGTGCGGTACGGCAGGGTGCGCCTCCTGATCGCCGTCGCGGTCGCCGCCTTCGTCGCCGGCTACCTCGGACTGCTGCTCGTGCCCACATGGGCGACGTGGCTCTGGGTGGCCCTCGCAGGGCTCGGGCCGCTGCTGTTCCCGCTCGCGCTCGTGCTCATCAACCTCCGCACCCGAACGCACTCGGGCGCGGTCGCCCTGTCGGGCTTCGTGCAGTCGGTCGGCTATCTCATCGTCGCGATCGGGCCGCTCGCGGTCGGCATCCTCCACGACGCCACGGGTGGCTGGGGCTGGCCACTCGTCTTCCTGCTCGCGTCAGCGGTGCCGGCCGCGATCGCCGGCCTCGTGGTCGCCCGGCCGCGCTACTTCGAAGACGAACGCGTCAGCTGA
- a CDS encoding ROK family protein — protein MHRPLALAIDFGGTKVEAALIDDRGRLLPGTRHRRPTGAASSSDALDAAVRDVVSATRSGLPEGAWLLGVGVGAAGPVDVAAGRVSPLNVPAWRDHPLAERIIRLVPEAPVTLRVDGLCIALAEHWVGAGRDAANLLGMIVSTGVGGGLLLGGRAAPSPTGNGGHIGHIEVGGFDDLCACGGRGCLEAVASGPRTVAWARTQGFTGETGEELALAHAEGDPIAIAAVARAGTAIGHAIASSASLLDLDVVAIGGGFSRVSPDLFDHARAALAERAAFPFVRRVRIVPSGLSDEGPLIGAAALVHRPEFIA, from the coding sequence ATGCATCGGCCTCTCGCGCTCGCGATCGACTTCGGCGGCACGAAGGTCGAGGCCGCCCTCATCGATGATCGCGGCCGCCTGCTCCCCGGCACCCGCCACCGGCGCCCGACCGGCGCCGCGAGCTCGAGCGACGCACTCGACGCGGCGGTGCGCGACGTCGTCAGCGCGACCCGTTCCGGGTTGCCCGAGGGCGCGTGGCTCCTCGGCGTCGGCGTGGGCGCGGCCGGGCCCGTCGACGTCGCGGCGGGCCGCGTGTCACCCCTCAACGTCCCCGCGTGGCGGGACCATCCGCTCGCCGAGCGGATCATCCGGCTCGTGCCGGAGGCGCCCGTGACCCTGCGGGTCGACGGACTCTGCATCGCCCTCGCCGAGCATTGGGTCGGCGCCGGCCGCGACGCCGCCAACCTGCTCGGCATGATCGTCTCGACCGGTGTGGGTGGCGGCCTGCTGCTCGGCGGCCGCGCCGCGCCGAGTCCCACCGGCAACGGCGGTCACATCGGCCACATCGAGGTCGGAGGCTTCGACGACCTCTGCGCCTGCGGCGGTCGCGGCTGCCTCGAGGCGGTCGCCTCGGGCCCGCGCACCGTCGCCTGGGCCCGAACCCAGGGGTTCACCGGCGAGACCGGCGAGGAGCTCGCCCTCGCCCACGCCGAGGGCGACCCCATCGCGATCGCGGCCGTCGCTCGCGCCGGTACCGCGATCGGTCACGCCATCGCCTCATCGGCGAGCCTGCTCGACCTCGACGTGGTCGCGATCGGCGGCGGCTTCTCGCGTGTCTCCCCCGACCTCTTCGACCACGCGCGCGCCGCGCTCGCCGAGCGCGCGGCGTTCCCGTTCGTCCGGCGGGTGCGCATCGTGCCCTCCGGCCTGTCCGACGAAGGCCCGCTCATCGGAGCCGCAGCGCTCGTGCATCGGCCGGAGTTCATCGCCTGA
- a CDS encoding sugar-binding transcriptional regulator: MDDVDELLSIRAAELYYEENKTQDEIGQALRLTRWKVGRLLAQAKQRGFIRIEILHPRARRLPIERRLREERGLVDAIVVSSAGVTSSEELQSRTAQAAADYLTGLRPVPRTLGVSWGRTLFDISQHLRNGWATGVNVVQINGGVSLNRRPGTAAATAVGIAQKGGGSATLLPSPAILERLATKEAIEADRVVAGVIELARSADAYLFSAGAADHTSVHVESGYLSEADVDVLVQKGAVGDVVGRYLDSDGNIVDPALDARTVGLTLDELRRASLAIAVVSGPAKHAVADAVVRSRLCTVLVTDEATALHLLDG, from the coding sequence ATGGACGACGTCGATGAACTGCTGTCGATCCGGGCGGCCGAGCTCTACTACGAGGAGAACAAGACGCAAGACGAGATCGGGCAGGCTCTTCGGCTCACCCGGTGGAAGGTCGGGCGCCTGCTCGCCCAGGCGAAGCAGCGCGGATTCATCCGCATCGAGATCCTGCACCCGCGTGCGCGACGGCTTCCCATCGAGCGACGCCTCCGCGAAGAGCGCGGCCTCGTCGACGCCATCGTCGTCTCCTCGGCGGGCGTGACCTCCTCCGAAGAGCTCCAGTCGCGCACCGCTCAGGCCGCAGCCGACTACCTCACCGGGCTCCGCCCCGTGCCGCGCACGCTCGGCGTCAGTTGGGGGCGCACCCTGTTCGACATCTCCCAGCATCTTCGCAACGGCTGGGCGACCGGCGTCAACGTCGTGCAGATCAACGGCGGCGTGAGCCTCAACCGGCGCCCCGGCACCGCGGCGGCCACGGCCGTCGGCATCGCGCAGAAGGGCGGCGGCAGCGCCACGCTGCTGCCCAGCCCCGCCATCCTCGAGCGACTCGCCACGAAAGAGGCCATCGAGGCCGACCGCGTCGTCGCCGGCGTGATCGAGCTCGCCAGGTCGGCCGACGCCTACCTGTTCAGCGCCGGTGCCGCCGATCACACCTCGGTGCACGTCGAGAGCGGCTATCTCTCCGAAGCCGACGTCGACGTGCTCGTGCAGAAGGGCGCCGTCGGCGATGTCGTCGGCCGCTACCTCGACTCCGACGGGAACATCGTCGATCCGGCCCTCGACGCGCGCACCGTCGGGCTCACGCTCGACGAGCTCCGGCGCGCCTCCCTCGCCATCGCCGTGGTCTCGGGCCCGGCCAAGCATGCGGTCGCCGACGCGGTCGTGCGCAGTCGCCTGTGCACGGTGCTCGTCACCGACGAGGCGACCGCCCTCCATCTCCTCGACGGCTGA
- the deoC gene encoding deoxyribose-phosphate aldolase, with protein sequence MSGSSLVTARERALAVLGGEPDDQTLRRYLHGIAGVDAVGLEQRAAGLGTRSIKTTSKRWALDKIITLIDLTTLEGADTPGKVRSLVAKAMTPDPSDATAPRVAAVCVYGDMVPHAVDALGAAHGDPDDGLISVAAVATAFPSGRSSLEIKLADTAEAVAAGADEIDMVIDRGAFLAGRYGLVFDQIAAVKEACRRPDGTSASLKVILETGELVTYDNVRRASWLSILAGGDFIKTSTGKVSPAATLPVTLLMLEVVRDWHLATGQRIGVKPAGGIRSSKDAIKYLVTVAETVGEEWLQPHLFRFGASSLLNDVLLQRQKLATGHYSGADYVTID encoded by the coding sequence ATGTCAGGCAGTTCCCTCGTCACCGCACGCGAGCGCGCGCTGGCCGTGCTCGGCGGCGAACCCGACGACCAGACCCTCCGCCGCTACCTCCACGGCATCGCCGGCGTCGACGCGGTCGGCCTCGAGCAGCGGGCGGCCGGGCTCGGCACGCGCTCGATCAAGACCACCTCCAAGCGGTGGGCCCTCGACAAGATCATCACGCTGATCGACCTCACGACGCTCGAGGGCGCCGACACACCGGGCAAGGTCCGCTCGCTCGTCGCGAAGGCGATGACCCCCGACCCGTCCGACGCCACGGCGCCGCGCGTCGCGGCGGTCTGCGTCTACGGCGACATGGTGCCCCACGCGGTCGACGCGCTCGGCGCCGCCCACGGCGACCCCGACGACGGCCTCATCTCGGTCGCGGCCGTGGCCACCGCCTTCCCGAGCGGCCGCTCGTCACTCGAGATCAAGCTCGCCGACACCGCTGAGGCGGTCGCGGCCGGCGCCGACGAGATCGACATGGTCATCGACCGCGGAGCCTTCCTCGCCGGTCGCTATGGGCTCGTCTTCGACCAGATCGCCGCCGTCAAAGAGGCGTGCCGGCGCCCCGACGGCACGAGCGCGAGCCTCAAGGTCATCCTCGAGACCGGCGAGCTCGTGACGTACGACAACGTGCGACGCGCCTCGTGGCTCTCGATCCTGGCGGGCGGCGACTTCATCAAGACCTCCACCGGCAAGGTCTCACCGGCCGCGACGCTGCCGGTGACGCTGCTCATGCTCGAGGTCGTGCGCGACTGGCACCTGGCCACCGGCCAGCGCATCGGAGTGAAGCCCGCCGGCGGCATCCGCTCGTCGAAGGACGCGATCAAGTACCTCGTCACCGTGGCCGAGACCGTCGGCGAGGAGTGGCTGCAGCCGCACCTCTTCCGCTTCGGCGCCTCCAGCCTGCTGAACGACGTGCTGCTGCAGCGCCAGAAGCTCGCGACCGGACACTACTCCGGCGCCGACTACGTGACGATCGACTGA
- a CDS encoding aldehyde dehydrogenase family protein, whose protein sequence is MSFLEYAPAPESRAILSLRDSYGLFIDGEFVDGRGEPFQTISPASEERIAMIANANEADVETAVAAARRAYDRTWSRMSGRDRGKYLFRIARLVQERARELAVAESLDNGKPIKESRDVDVPLVAAWFFYYAGWADKLDHAGLGANPRSLGVAAQVIPWNFPLLMLAWKIAPALAAGNTVVLKPAETTPLSALIFAEILQQAELPPGVVNIITGAGDTGAALVAQEGVDKVAFTGSTGVGRAIAKQIAGTDKKVTLELGGKAANIVFDDAPIDQAIEGIVNGIFFNQGHVCCAGSRLLVQENIHDEVVERLKLRLSTLRLGDPLDKNTDIGAINSKEQLERIRELSDVGVAEGADRWSAPCVIPENGFWYAPTIFTNVQTSSRIAREEIFGPVLSVLTFRTPAEAIAKANNTPYGLSAGIWSDKGSRILAVADQLRAGVIWANTFNRFDPSSPFGGYKESGYGREGGRHGLAAYLSPAPIGQPATRQSLAAPATTKPIEAADAAPKRTRRAAQRRQADTATKGTKR, encoded by the coding sequence ATGAGTTTCCTCGAGTACGCACCCGCCCCCGAGTCGCGGGCGATCCTGTCGCTTCGCGACAGCTACGGACTCTTCATCGACGGCGAGTTCGTCGACGGCCGTGGCGAACCATTCCAGACCATCTCGCCGGCGAGCGAAGAGCGCATCGCGATGATCGCGAACGCGAACGAGGCCGATGTCGAGACCGCCGTCGCCGCCGCCCGCCGCGCCTATGACCGCACCTGGTCGCGCATGAGCGGCCGCGACCGCGGCAAGTACCTCTTCCGCATCGCCCGGCTCGTGCAAGAGCGCGCCCGCGAGCTCGCCGTCGCAGAGTCACTCGACAACGGCAAGCCGATCAAGGAGTCGCGCGACGTCGACGTGCCGCTCGTCGCGGCCTGGTTCTTCTACTACGCGGGCTGGGCCGACAAGCTCGACCACGCCGGGCTCGGGGCGAACCCGCGCTCACTCGGCGTGGCCGCGCAGGTCATCCCGTGGAACTTCCCGCTGCTGATGCTCGCGTGGAAGATCGCGCCGGCCCTCGCTGCAGGCAACACCGTCGTGCTCAAGCCCGCCGAGACGACTCCGCTCTCGGCCCTCATCTTCGCCGAGATCCTCCAGCAGGCGGAGCTCCCGCCGGGCGTCGTGAACATCATCACCGGGGCCGGCGACACGGGTGCCGCGCTCGTCGCCCAAGAGGGCGTCGACAAGGTCGCCTTCACGGGCTCGACCGGTGTCGGGCGGGCCATCGCGAAGCAGATCGCCGGAACCGACAAGAAGGTCACGCTCGAGCTCGGCGGCAAGGCCGCGAACATCGTCTTCGACGACGCGCCCATCGACCAGGCCATCGAGGGCATCGTCAACGGGATCTTCTTCAACCAGGGGCACGTGTGCTGCGCAGGCTCGCGCCTGCTGGTCCAGGAGAACATCCACGACGAGGTCGTCGAGCGGTTGAAGCTGCGCCTGTCGACGCTCCGCCTCGGCGATCCGCTCGACAAGAACACCGACATCGGCGCCATCAACTCGAAGGAGCAGCTCGAGCGCATCCGCGAGCTCTCCGACGTCGGGGTCGCCGAGGGCGCCGATCGGTGGAGCGCGCCGTGCGTGATCCCCGAGAACGGCTTCTGGTACGCGCCGACGATCTTCACCAACGTGCAGACCTCGAGCCGCATCGCCCGTGAGGAGATCTTCGGCCCGGTGCTCTCGGTGCTCACCTTCCGCACGCCCGCCGAGGCGATCGCGAAGGCGAACAACACGCCCTACGGCCTCTCCGCCGGCATCTGGAGCGACAAGGGCAGCCGCATCCTCGCGGTCGCCGATCAGCTGCGCGCCGGCGTCATCTGGGCCAACACCTTCAACCGCTTCGACCCCTCGAGCCCCTTCGGCGGCTACAAGGAGAGCGGCTACGGCCGCGAAGGCGGCCGCCACGGCCTGGCGGCCTACCTCTCCCCGGCGCCGATCGGCCAGCCCGCCACGCGGCAGAGCCTCGCCGCCCCGGCCACGACGAAGCCGATCGAGGCAGCGGATGCCGCGCCCAAGCGCACCCGTCGAGCCGCACAGCGCCGGCAAGCAGACACTGCCACGAAGGGAACGAAGCGATGA
- a CDS encoding aldehyde dehydrogenase family protein — protein sequence MTRLAVPKTYKLYINGAFPRSESGRTYEVRAADGGFLANAAKASRKDARDAIVAARGAVPGWSGVTAYNRGQVLYRIAELLEGRRAQFVAEIEEAEGVTRAVASAQVDEAIDRWVWYAGWADKFAQVTGNANPVAGPYFNISVPEPTGVVAIIAPQDSSLLGFVSSVAPALVAGNTVVVVASERFPLSAISLAEVLATSDVPKGVVNVLTGSPAEVAPWLASHADVNALDLVGAGALDWIALEVDAADTLKRVLRPESGPDAAAPTVGRIAAFTETKTVWHTKSLL from the coding sequence ATGACCCGCCTCGCCGTGCCGAAGACGTACAAGCTCTACATCAACGGCGCCTTCCCGCGCAGCGAGTCCGGACGCACCTACGAGGTGCGGGCGGCCGACGGCGGCTTCCTCGCGAACGCGGCCAAGGCGTCCCGCAAGGACGCGCGCGACGCGATCGTCGCGGCGCGCGGCGCCGTGCCGGGTTGGTCGGGTGTCACCGCGTACAACCGCGGACAGGTGCTCTACCGCATCGCCGAGCTCCTCGAGGGCCGCCGTGCGCAATTCGTCGCCGAGATCGAGGAGGCCGAGGGCGTTACCCGCGCCGTGGCATCCGCCCAGGTCGACGAGGCCATCGACCGCTGGGTCTGGTACGCCGGCTGGGCCGACAAGTTCGCGCAGGTCACCGGCAATGCGAACCCCGTGGCGGGCCCGTACTTCAACATCTCGGTGCCCGAGCCCACGGGAGTCGTGGCGATCATCGCTCCCCAAGACTCGTCGCTCCTCGGATTCGTCTCGTCGGTGGCTCCGGCCCTCGTCGCGGGCAACACCGTGGTCGTCGTGGCCAGCGAGCGCTTCCCGCTCTCGGCGATCAGCCTCGCCGAGGTGCTCGCCACGAGCGACGTGCCGAAGGGCGTCGTCAACGTGCTCACCGGCTCGCCGGCCGAGGTCGCGCCGTGGCTTGCGAGCCACGCCGACGTGAACGCGCTCGACCTCGTGGGCGCCGGAGCCCTCGACTGGATCGCACTCGAGGTCGATGCCGCCGACACGCTCAAGCGGGTGCTTCGACCCGAGTCCGGGCCCGACGCCGCCGCACCCACCGTCGGCCGCATCGCCGCCTTCACCGAGACGAAGACGGTGTGGCACACGAAGAGCCTCCTGTAG
- a CDS encoding N(5)-(carboxyethyl)ornithine synthase, which produces MATTPRLLRLGVLAHSSKPDEKRLPLHPSHFEKIDADLRGQMILERGYGERFGVTDAQLESFVAGLASREEIIADCDVILLPKPQASDLEGLRDGQVLWGWPHCVQDRAMTQLAIDKRLTLIAWEAMNHWTASGGFGLHVFHKNNELAGYCSVLHALQLCGSTGDYGRRLSAVVIGFGATARGAVTALNAHGVHDVRVLTNRDTAAVGSPIPSVDIIQFEHNPDAPFLSTVNTEDGPVPLAPFLAERDIVVNCTLQDPNAPLTYLRTEDLGAFRPGSLIIDVSIDEGMGFSWARPTSFTEPMFTVGESTNYYAVDHSPSYLWNSATWEISEALMPFLRTVMEGPDAWAQSETIQRATEIADGRILNPAILEFQGRSAEYPHLPVS; this is translated from the coding sequence ATGGCCACCACCCCTCGACTCCTGCGTCTCGGAGTTCTGGCGCACTCGAGCAAGCCCGACGAGAAGCGGCTGCCGTTGCATCCGTCGCACTTCGAGAAGATCGATGCCGACCTGCGCGGGCAGATGATCCTCGAACGCGGGTACGGCGAGCGGTTCGGCGTCACGGACGCCCAACTGGAGTCGTTCGTCGCCGGCCTCGCCTCGCGCGAGGAGATCATCGCCGACTGCGACGTCATCCTCCTGCCGAAGCCGCAGGCGTCCGACCTGGAGGGCCTGCGCGACGGCCAGGTGCTGTGGGGCTGGCCGCACTGCGTTCAGGACCGCGCCATGACCCAGCTCGCCATCGACAAGCGACTCACCCTCATCGCCTGGGAGGCGATGAACCACTGGACGGCGAGCGGTGGCTTCGGTCTGCACGTGTTCCACAAGAACAACGAGCTGGCGGGCTACTGCTCTGTGCTGCACGCACTGCAGCTCTGCGGGTCGACGGGTGACTACGGCCGGCGCCTCAGTGCGGTCGTGATCGGGTTCGGTGCCACCGCCCGCGGGGCGGTCACGGCGCTGAACGCCCACGGCGTCCACGATGTGCGGGTGCTCACGAACCGGGACACCGCCGCGGTGGGGTCGCCGATCCCGTCGGTCGACATCATCCAGTTCGAGCACAACCCCGATGCGCCGTTCCTGAGCACCGTCAACACCGAAGACGGCCCGGTGCCGCTCGCCCCGTTCCTGGCTGAACGGGACATCGTCGTGAACTGCACCCTGCAGGACCCGAACGCCCCGCTCACCTACCTGCGCACGGAGGACCTCGGCGCGTTCCGCCCGGGCAGCCTCATCATCGACGTGTCCATCGACGAGGGGATGGGCTTCAGCTGGGCCCGGCCGACCTCGTTCACCGAGCCGATGTTCACGGTGGGGGAGTCGACGAACTACTACGCCGTCGATCACAGCCCGTCGTACCTCTGGAATTCGGCGACCTGGGAGATCAGCGAAGCGCTCATGCCGTTCCTCCGCACGGTGATGGAGGGTCCTGACGCGTGGGCCCAGTCGGAGACGATCCAACGGGCGACCGAGATCGCCGACGGGCGCATCCTGAATCCCGCGATCCTCGAGTTCCAGGGCCGGTCGGCGGAGTACCCCCACCTCCCGGTCTCGTAG
- a CDS encoding glycerophosphodiester phosphodiesterase, with protein sequence MTRTSRAIDPPNAPQAFSECPPARRLLDHLAHPPRRAVRILLATLAVTTTASALLIAATPTTASAVDVFGALRVPGEAAFIVGHRGDRAEAPENTMPSLELAMDDLDFVETDVQMSRDGVPVLFHDTTLERVAGARSSIGDLDLEHLRRLDVGASYGAEYAGERIPTLDAFLEALADRETARALVELKADWTVEEVRTVVDLIERHALRGRVVLQSFSLETLFAIQRVSPTTPRIMLIRELPVDPVPLAGRLGVIGFGTTVASVTAVPDALEALHEAGVAVLCYTLNSHDHWQEVSALGVDGIITDQPSELDEWLAVTAPGT encoded by the coding sequence GTGACCCGAACCTCTCGTGCGATCGACCCGCCGAACGCACCCCAGGCCTTCTCCGAATGCCCACCGGCCCGACGCCTGCTCGATCACCTCGCACATCCGCCCCGTCGCGCCGTGCGCATCCTGCTCGCGACACTCGCCGTGACGACGACCGCGTCCGCGCTCCTCATCGCGGCCACCCCGACGACCGCCTCGGCGGTCGACGTATTCGGGGCGCTCCGCGTGCCGGGCGAAGCCGCGTTCATCGTCGGGCATCGCGGTGACCGCGCCGAGGCGCCCGAGAACACGATGCCCTCGCTCGAGCTCGCGATGGACGACCTCGACTTCGTCGAGACCGACGTGCAGATGAGTCGAGACGGGGTCCCGGTGCTCTTCCACGACACGACCCTCGAACGCGTGGCGGGTGCGAGAAGTTCGATCGGCGACCTCGATCTCGAACACCTGCGACGCCTCGACGTCGGCGCCTCGTACGGCGCCGAGTACGCGGGCGAGCGGATCCCCACCCTCGACGCGTTCCTCGAGGCGCTCGCCGACCGCGAGACGGCTCGCGCCCTCGTGGAGCTGAAGGCCGACTGGACCGTCGAGGAGGTGCGCACGGTCGTCGACCTCATCGAGCGCCATGCGTTGCGAGGCCGCGTGGTGCTGCAGAGCTTCAGCCTCGAGACGCTCTTCGCGATCCAGCGGGTGTCGCCCACAACGCCCCGCATCATGCTCATCCGCGAACTGCCAGTCGACCCCGTGCCACTCGCCGGGCGGCTCGGGGTGATCGGGTTCGGCACCACCGTGGCATCCGTCACCGCCGTGCCCGACGCCCTCGAGGCGTTGCACGAGGCCGGCGTGGCCGTGCTCTGCTACACCCTCAACAGCCACGACCACTGGCAGGAGGTGAGCGCGCTCGGCGTCGACGGGATCATCACCGACCAGCCGAGCGAGCTCGACGAGTGGCTCGCCGTCACGGCGCCCGGCACCTGA
- a CDS encoding O-acetyl-ADP-ribose deacetylase: MPRIELVTGDLTAEHVDAIVNAANSALLGGGGVDGAVHRAGGPEILAECRRLRATTLPDGLPTGEAVATGAGRLHARWVIHAVGPVWPGPGAEADARRELLAAAYRNSIAVAAGLGAASVAFPAISAGVYGWPADDAARVAIATVAAAQTAPPLVRFVLFSQRMHDEFQAAAGHLGIETG; encoded by the coding sequence ATGCCACGCATCGAGCTCGTCACGGGCGACCTCACGGCCGAGCACGTCGACGCGATCGTGAACGCCGCGAACTCGGCCCTGCTCGGCGGCGGCGGGGTCGACGGTGCGGTCCACCGTGCCGGCGGACCCGAGATCCTCGCCGAGTGCCGGCGCCTGCGCGCCACGACACTCCCCGACGGCCTGCCCACCGGTGAGGCGGTGGCCACCGGCGCCGGGCGGCTGCACGCGCGTTGGGTCATCCACGCGGTCGGGCCCGTATGGCCGGGGCCCGGCGCCGAGGCGGACGCACGGCGGGAGCTGCTCGCGGCGGCCTACCGCAACTCGATTGCCGTCGCCGCCGGGCTCGGCGCAGCATCCGTCGCCTTCCCGGCGATCTCGGCGGGAGTCTACGGCTGGCCGGCCGACGACGCCGCGCGCGTGGCCATCGCCACCGTCGCCGCGGCGCAGACGGCCCCGCCGCTCGTGCGCTTCGTGCTCTTCTCCCAACGCATGCACGACGAGTTCCAGGCCGCGGCCGGCCATCTCGGCATCGAGACCGGCTGA
- a CDS encoding metal-sensitive transcriptional regulator, which produces MIEDIKKRSLHRTKIIEGQLRGIEKMIENDDYCVDIITLSLAVQKSLASLNKLLVENHLRTHVSDMYEAGGEQRDAAVSELVRIFELSNNRG; this is translated from the coding sequence GTGATCGAGGACATCAAGAAGCGCTCCCTGCACCGCACGAAGATCATCGAGGGCCAGTTGCGCGGCATCGAGAAGATGATCGAGAACGACGACTACTGCGTCGACATCATCACCCTGTCGCTCGCCGTTCAGAAGTCGCTCGCCTCCCTGAACAAGCTGCTCGTCGAGAACCACCTGCGTACGCACGTGAGCGACATGTACGAGGCGGGCGGCGAGCAGCGCGATGCTGCCGTCAGCGAGCTCGTGCGCATCTTCGAGCTCTCCAACAACCGGGGATAG